In one Melopsittacus undulatus isolate bMelUnd1 chromosome 4, bMelUnd1.mat.Z, whole genome shotgun sequence genomic region, the following are encoded:
- the SLC23A3 gene encoding solute carrier family 23 member 3: protein MNGGHCRVSGARSPVLAFCSLQKMCSWVLSCCLALQHLVVQASLLCIFHLLLLPTLPEEPPHSQATSELLARSLFACGISTVLQTTLGSRLPLVHIPSFEYLVPAMVLSSHLSLGASIDRNGTAVASACRAPHCTVAGSWAAPLQEVSGAVLVSGLVQLVLGVSGVCGWAAQHCGPMVLAPSLSIIGLSAYKEAAFFCSTNWVVALLLMLLTVTFSQHLGSCRLPFCAWPQAWRGSMEPSVPTLRTFSVLLPFAGVCILCAILSHLHIPWESLDLAMAQLSWANTTFHVPWVRIPYAGEWGWPLLTPRALAVGIAMAMGCSMNSVGCYVLCGRLLRAPQLSPDACNRGLCTEGLGSLLAGLLGAPGGTATSIANTCAAGLTQTGSRLSVQVSALVCVILGMSPRLVGLLTHIPLAVHGGILCITYAVAVGTGISYFQYADIDSGRNIFIVGFAMFMALLVPRWFGMALAHLATGWVPLDLFLLSLLMAPVVLTGSLSFLLENTVSGTLEERGLLFELGPWRTGVGDHHAHGERGKANQAYGLPPGLSRLLPSSCKAFPCCFLCPRSEEEEEKEDKEEGGHATEEGATDPQEETQLLPKPGSGEPQPSRRTSETVMAAWTQWPDSAECRYLMVDQRCAPKAACEPLCS, encoded by the exons ATGAATGGGGGCCATTGCAGAGTGTCTGGTGCCAGGAGCCCTGTGCTCGCAttctgctccctgcagaaaATGTGCTCTTGGGTGCTGAGTTGCTGCTTAGCCCTTCAG CACCTGGTTGTGCAGGCCTCCTTGCTCTGCATcttccacctcctcctgctgcccaccCTGCCCGAGGAGCCACCCCACAGCCAAGCCACCAGCGAGCTGCTGGCACGCAGCCTCTTCGCCTGCGGTATCTCCACAGTGCTGCAGACCACCCTGGGGAGCCG GCTGCCACTGGTTCATATCCCATCCTTCGAGTACCTGGTCCCTGCCATGGTGCTGAGCTCCCACCTGTCTCTTGGTGCCAGCATAGACAGGAATG GCACAGCTGTGGCCAGTGCATGCCGTGCACCACACTGCACTGttgcagggagctgggctgccCCGCTGCAAGAG GtctctggagctgtgctggtcTCTGGGCTGGTTCAGCTGGTGCTGGGAGTGTCTGGTGTGTGCGGGTGGGCAGCCCAACACTGTGGGCCCATGGTCCTGGCTCCCAGCCTCTCCATCATCGGGCTGTCTGCGTACAAGGAggctgctttcttctgctccaCTAACTGGGTGGTAGCTCTGCT GCTCATGCTTCTTACTGTCACCTTCTCCCAGCACCTGGGATCTTGCCGCCTGCCCTTCTGTGCCTGGCCCCAGGCTTGGAGGGGCTCCATGGAGCCATCTGTGCCCACCCTGCGCACATTCTCG GTACTACTCCCATTTGCTGGTGTCTGCATCCTCTGTGCTATCCTCAGCCATCTCCACATCCCCTGGGAATCGCTGGACTTGGCCATGGCCCAGCTGTCCTGGGCCAACACCACCTTCCATGTCCCTTGGGTCCGCATCCCCTACGCAG gtgaATGGGGGTGGCCGCTGCTCACCCCCCGAGCGCTGGCAGTGGGCATCGCCATGGCCATGGGCTGCAGCATGAACTCGGTTGGCTGCTACGTGCTGTGCGGGCGGCTGCTGAGAGCCCCCCAGCTGTCCCCTGATGCATGCAACCGGGGGCTCTGCACAGAGGGGCTGGGGAGCCTCCTGGCAGGGCTGCTGGGTGCCCCGGGGGGCACTGCCACCAGTATCGCCAACACCTGCGCTGCTGGCCTCACCCAG ACTGGCTCTCGCCTCTCGGTGCAAGTGAGCGCACTGGTGTGTGTGATCCTGGGCATGTCTCCAAGGCTGGTGGGGCTCCTCACCCACATCCCACTGGCTGTTCATG GAGGGATACTCTGCATCACGTACGCCGTAGCCGTGGGCACGGGCATCTCCTACTTCCAGTATGCTGACATTGACTCGGGGAGGAACATCTTCATCGTTGGCTTTGCCATGTTCATGGCGCTCCTGGTGCCGCGGTGGTTTGGCATGGCTCTGGCTCACCTGGCCACAG GCTGGGTGCCCCTGGACCTCTTCTTGCtttccctgctcatggcacCTGTGGTCTTAACTGGTTCATTGTCATTTCTCCTGGAGAACACAGTCTCAG GAACCTTGGAAGAGCGAGGGCTGCTCTTTGAGCTGGGGCCATGGAGAACTGGGGTAGGCGACCACCATGCTCATGGAGAGAGAGGCAAAGCCAACCAGGCATATGGGCTCCCTCCTGGGCTAAGCAGGCTGCTGCCGTCCTCCTGCAAAGCCTtcccctgctgcttcctttgcCCGAggagtgaggaagaggaggagaaggaggacaAGGAGGAGGGAGGCCATGCCACTGAGGAGGGGGCCACTGACCCTCAGGAAGAGACACAGCTGCTCCCCAAACCTGGCTCAGGAGAGCCACAGCCATCCAGAAGGACAAGTGAGACAGTTATGGCTGCATGGACACAGTGGCCTGACTCTGCGGAGTGCAGATACCTCATGGTGGACCAGCGTTGTGCTCCAAAGGCAGCTTGTGAGCCACTTTGCTCCTAA